The segment TTGAGTATTAAAGGAAGTTTAAATAAAGCTTTCTGGACATGGCTGAACAGAACACAGAAGTTCACAATCATTCACAGAGTTACAACAGTTtgttctcaataacttattcacCTCACCATTCTCTCTGTTGTACACACTAGCTCCAGACCTATGGATACACTACAGTAATCAGGTGTATTCCCTCAAATATTTACACTTGTGActtttcaaaattgtgtaaaACGGCTCTACGATGCAAACTTTAGATTAAAAAAGGTACAATTTGTATACAATATCACAGAGAGAAAATTTAAACAGATGTCAGAAATTATAATATTGAATTCTATTACTTTTGAAATCTGAGATTGATTTTTTGGTTAAATGAAAAATTGCTACTAAGCACACACATTTtaagtttttattcatatgaaatacatgtacccaCTTTCCAAAAGGGATTGTTATAGAGCAACATTTGATAAATTAAATGGAAGGATTTCTGTTTTTTAAGTAGGCGAAATAAATTATGATTCATTTGAAATACATCTGATAAAGAGGAAATGtgaaaattgatttttgtgCCATCCTGTATATGTTTGAAAAGAACTGATAATATTGCAGTAGGACAAGACCAGTCAACAGACTGTACATAAAAACCCCTCAAGGTAACACGATCAGTACAATCCTATACATAGATGACCTATCTACAGAGCTGAAACCGATAAACTTAAAGATGAAAATGCTACAACTGATGATAAAATGAAGTTCACACAAATTATATGACACCTTGGTTATTTGAAGATCATATTGGAACATCAAAGGGACATAACTTTTGGACAACCATCAGTAGTCATGATAAAGCGACTTACAACCGTGTGTAGAACATGCTGGCAATGCTGTGGAAAAATAATGCCATttggaataaaaataaaatacccaGATTTGTATGGTTTACGCAATACTTGTACGTAAGAAATTAATAAGCTTTTTAAAAGTTTCAATACATAGTATACACAGAACATTAACACATGTCCCCAATAATACAacctgatgaaaataaaaattggatTTACATGCAAGCTAAAAAAAGCATCACTTTCTTATCAGATCCACAATTTCTTGGACAGATGCATGGACATCATTAATGATTTTCATGCCAACAGAAGGATTGGAACTACAAACTGTTTTCACACTTTCACTGTAAGTTAGCAAGCGTGATAATAATTCCTTTGCGTGAAATTTTGCATGTGGTGGCATGGAATCGAAGAACTGAGAACATAGGTCGTGAAACTGTAGGACTTTTTCATACAGAATCATAAAGTTCGCACTGTTTTTATTTCCTGTACTGGTTAAGTTCTCCAGGGAAGATAAAACGTCAGACGACAAATTTAAAATACTGTCACGAGACACACTAGGAACTTCGGAATCAGAATTCCCTCCTGGATAATTTTCATGCACAGGTTCTAAGGAATCAAATGTAGATTTCGACATAAACGACTGCTGCATCCCGATGCTGTGAGGGAGTGGTTTTGGTAATACAGGCTTGCTAGCTATAAGGTCCTCCAGGTTGCTGGTTTTCCCCTCTCTCATGGAATTCCTGTCCTGCTCCCCTCGAGAAAACGGTTTAAATTGTGAAAAGTCTGGTCCTGCAGACTGAAACATTGCGACTTTCGATAAGACTGAAGCACTCTGTTTATCCTCCTTCTCGGTCGACTCCTCAGTGTACGGATAATCACCAATAGACGAGGACCTCATTTTTTGAGCAAGATGTGGTCTCATGGCTGGTGAATTGAAATCGGACTGTGCTTTAATTTCAGAAGGAAGCTTGGGGGTGAATACGTTGTCCCCTGTTTTGTCTACAGAGTAACTAGGAAGAGATTTGTACATACTCTGAGACATGGAGGAAGGGGGCATTTGGTCCACACTTTTATCATGGTGGCTGTCTTGATCAGCTGGCTCAGTAAACATTCTGGATAATCGTGGACTAGGTTTAGGTTTCTGAGCGGGATCAGGATACTGCCGAGAAAAAGAGTCTAAAGCACCCCCTGCATGGGTCAAATCTGATTTCTGTCTATGAAGTAAGGAGTTAAAATGAGAATTTTGATTCTCGGCTATCACATGGTGAGACTGTGATTTGACAACAGCAGACGGTTTTACATTGGGTTCCGGTTTGATTCCTTCCATTGAGTCTGGAGGTACCACATTCTGGTTTTGTCTCCACTGGTCACCTCCGTTCTCGTTTTCAGGTAACAACACTGGACAGGAAGCAATGCTTGCAGTGTCTGTACCAGAATCATGATCTTCCACCGTGGGAAGGTTATCCACTCGTTGCTGCTCCACACCACTCTGCATAGAGGCAAGGTAAGCCTCAATTCTCCTGCCTTTGGGAATGGTCCCATAGCGACTAATAGCTTTAGTAACATTGTTCACATCTAAGCGCCCAATGGTGACCTGATCAGACTCGGCGTCCAGACTTCTGGCCACCATTGTGTTGGACTTTTCAGAATCTCCCCTCCTGAACGGCTCCCCAATCTTTTTCCTCTGGAGAGCGTGGGAGGGAAGAGGTAATGCTTTCTTGGGGTAAGTTCGACCTTTCACTTGAACCTGTCCAAAATCTTTGCTGTCCTCCATGAAACTAGTGTTTGTCTCTTTGTCTGATTTTCTAGTGTTTTCAACATCTGAAGCTAATCTTAATTCTCGATGATAAGGAATAGAAAATTTCCTGCCTGTGTTTTTATCTccctgttcaaatgaaggggattTTGTGGCACTATCAACATTAAtcatgtattttgatttatcaatTGGCGCTCGCTTTATACTGTCTGAGCTATTTTGGCCTATGCTTCCATCCTCCGATGTTCTTATTCCTTCTTTAGAATCCATCCTCTGGAACGTTTTAGGTGATCCTAACTCCAATCGCTTTGAAGGCTGCAAAGTTATTGTTGGTCCAAAATCACTAGCTGTAGACTGGTCCAAGTCATTGTCACCAAAAAATTCAGCTTTGCTAGAACTCTCAATTTTGGCCTTTTGAAGTTTCATCTTGGCTTTCAGTTCATTTTCTAGGTTTGCACTTTCTTGCTCCTTGCAGGAAGTGGTTCTGCGAGGGGGTGGAGGTGCGGCACCACCTTTCTTCTTAGCTTTGTTAGACAAAACGGCAGATACTTGTCTCAGAGATTCATCAGAATTTCTGGAGGGCAGGACTTTTCTCCCCGCTAGAGGTGTGGAACCTACAAAAGAGACAGATAACAACAAATCAAGGCGGACCTTCAATAGGCTGCATGTTGAACTCATGCTATTCAGTATCTACAAACCAGCACTCATCTGCCCACCATCCGTCATGTGATCACCATCAGATACATTTCTTTTCTTGGATGACTGAAGAATTGGAATCTTCTTCGAGTCTGTTTTCTCCAATTCTTTCTCAATTTCTATAAGAAAAAGAGGAGTTGCCATCAATACGATATATAGAGCTCAACATATTTGATTTATAACTAAATCTGTTGTTTAACATTCACTTGCGTTTACCTTCATTCAGACTTGATTTGTCAAACATGTGCTCCAAAGAGTTGTGGATCTCTTGAAAGGTCGGTCTGTCTTTGGGGTCCCATTGCCAGCCTGTCAGTGAAATATAAAATCAgctttaagaaatgaaaatatacacgTAGAAAGTGATGATGACAAGgctataaataaaacaagaggcccatgggcctagaatcgctcttctgatacattgtagaacaggcaaaaattctcactaaccaaaattcatcaattaacaaagtttgatgatgttaagtcaaatagtacctgaaaatttaaatgtaactgtccaaaagtaggtcaaggtgaactacttttggtcgacacactgaagacttaagatgcatcaactgacaagtcaaatagtattcaaatatagccgtcaaattccaaaagaaggccacagtgaccttctttttggtcgacacactccaaagactcaagatgcatcaaatgacaaagtttgataattgaagtcaaatagtatccgaaatattcagatataaacgtcaaattccaaaagtaggtcacagtgacctactttttagtcaacacactctgaagactcaacatgcatcaactgacaaaatttgataattgtaagtcaaatagtatctgaaatattaaaatatagctgtcaaattccaaaagtaagtcacggtgacctactttttggtcaacaaactatgaagactcaagatgcatcaactgacaaaatttgatgatcctagctttcatggTGTCCAAagtatgcatctaaaattgaaaatgtgaaatttgaatgtctgcaaaattcaaaaagtaggtcactgtgacctacttttttataaatatgtttcgaggcctctagacacatcaacttacaaggtttgatgattctaaacttCTCGGtgtctgaaataacaacctaaaatttattcataaatgattagccataaaattcagaaagtaggtcatggtgacatacttttcacatgataCAGTTCatggtcccatgatccatcaactgacaaacttttgatgatcataggctcaaaggtgtccaagatatgcatcaaaatccatttaataataattacctgcgaaattcaaaagtaggtcaccatgacctacttttgagacaacatgatattaggtcctaagatgcatcaactgacaaaattttatgatcctagtccttatactaagcaaaatatcaaagtttcaacaaaacaaaatttaaggtcaactttgaagtgacctggagaccacaccctttgccccaggatgatgccttgaacaattttttatctacaacctatcctcatccttatgcataagtttggtgataatttgcccagtggttcttgagaagaagattttttagcaaccactacttttgtttgcattttcctaattatctccccttgttaaagggtcaaaaccctagttttagtacaaatgaaagcccttgggccaaggataccctgtgacaaatttgataaaaattgaccaaggggttcttgagatatagccctttttccaaaaagttgacccacaccgcacgccagacacatggccatatgattagctcttggagccttcggctcagaagagctaaaaatgttaTTACTATAGATTGTGATGATGACTAGGCTATAAATAGAACAATGTGACTACTATAGATTGTGATGATGACTAggctataaataaaacaatatgacTACTATAGATTGTGATGATGACAAGGCTATAAATAGAACAATGTGACTACTA is part of the Ostrea edulis chromosome 2, xbOstEdul1.1, whole genome shotgun sequence genome and harbors:
- the LOC125678913 gene encoding tyrosine-protein kinase ABL1-like isoform X1; this encodes MGAQQGKSEGPKAAKSKTKKDPPPAKIPQGNFYPSDQPDTPIVTNRPLPPSPLGDFLNTKWMSKENLLAQNEDDPNLFVALYDFQSGGDNQLSIIKEGEQITILGYNKGGEWCEVKNKAGEIGWVPSNYIAPVNSLDKFSWYHGQISRNASEYLLSSGINGSFLVRESESSPGQRSISVRFEGRVYHYRISDDADGKVYVTAEHRFNTLAELVHHHSIHSDGLVTTLLYPAPKRQKPTVFGLSPEPDRWEIERTEIAMKHRLGGGQYGDVYEAIWKRYNKTVAVKTLKEDTMALKDFLEEACIMKEMKHPNLVQLLGVCTREPPFYIVTEFMAQGNLLDFLRSTSKDDISATVLMYMATQIASGMAYLEARNFIHRDLAARNCLVGPDHLVKVADFGLARLMKDDTYTAHAGAKFPIKWTAPEGLAFNRFSTKSDVWAFGVLLWELATYGMSPYPGVELTEVYHLLERQYRMDRPAGCPANVYELMMRCWQWDPKDRPTFQEIHNSLEHMFDKSSLNEEIEKELEKTDSKKIPILQSSKKRNVSDGDHMTDGGQMSAGSTPLAGRKVLPSRNSDESLRQVSAVLSNKAKKKGGAAPPPPRRTTSCKEQESANLENELKAKMKLQKAKIESSSKAEFFGDNDLDQSTASDFGPTITLQPSKRLELGSPKTFQRMDSKEGIRTSEDGSIGQNSSDSIKRAPIDKSKYMINVDSATKSPSFEQGDKNTGRKFSIPYHRELRLASDVENTRKSDKETNTSFMEDSKDFGQVQVKGRTYPKKALPLPSHALQRKKIGEPFRRGDSEKSNTMVARSLDAESDQVTIGRLDVNNVTKAISRYGTIPKGRRIEAYLASMQSGVEQQRVDNLPTVEDHDSGTDTASIASCPVLLPENENGGDQWRQNQNVVPPDSMEGIKPEPNVKPSAVVKSQSHHVIAENQNSHFNSLLHRQKSDLTHAGGALDSFSRQYPDPAQKPKPSPRLSRMFTEPADQDSHHDKSVDQMPPSSMSQSMYKSLPSYSVDKTGDNVFTPKLPSEIKAQSDFNSPAMRPHLAQKMRSSSIGDYPYTEESTEKEDKQSASVLSKVAMFQSAGPDFSQFKPFSRGEQDRNSMREGKTSNLEDLIASKPVLPKPLPHSIGMQQSFMSKSTFDSLEPVHENYPGGNSDSEVPSVSRDSILNLSSDVLSSLENLTSTGNKNSANFMILYEKVLQFHDLCSQFFDSMPPHAKFHAKELLSRLLTYSESVKTVCSSNPSVGMKIINDVHASVQEIVDLIRK
- the LOC125678913 gene encoding tyrosine-protein kinase ABL1-like isoform X2; the protein is MGAQQGKSEGPKAAKSKTKKDPPPAKIPQGNFYPSDQPDTPIVTNRPLPPSPLGDFLNTKWMSKENLLAQNEDDPNLFVALYDFQSGGDNQLSIIKGEQITILGYNKGGEWCEVKNKAGEIGWVPSNYIAPVNSLDKFSWYHGQISRNASEYLLSSGINGSFLVRESESSPGQRSISVRFEGRVYHYRISDDADGKVYVTAEHRFNTLAELVHHHSIHSDGLVTTLLYPAPKRQKPTVFGLSPEPDRWEIERTEIAMKHRLGGGQYGDVYEAIWKRYNKTVAVKTLKEDTMALKDFLEEACIMKEMKHPNLVQLLGVCTREPPFYIVTEFMAQGNLLDFLRSTSKDDISATVLMYMATQIASGMAYLEARNFIHRDLAARNCLVGPDHLVKVADFGLARLMKDDTYTAHAGAKFPIKWTAPEGLAFNRFSTKSDVWAFGVLLWELATYGMSPYPGVELTEVYHLLERQYRMDRPAGCPANVYELMMRCWQWDPKDRPTFQEIHNSLEHMFDKSSLNEEIEKELEKTDSKKIPILQSSKKRNVSDGDHMTDGGQMSAGSTPLAGRKVLPSRNSDESLRQVSAVLSNKAKKKGGAAPPPPRRTTSCKEQESANLENELKAKMKLQKAKIESSSKAEFFGDNDLDQSTASDFGPTITLQPSKRLELGSPKTFQRMDSKEGIRTSEDGSIGQNSSDSIKRAPIDKSKYMINVDSATKSPSFEQGDKNTGRKFSIPYHRELRLASDVENTRKSDKETNTSFMEDSKDFGQVQVKGRTYPKKALPLPSHALQRKKIGEPFRRGDSEKSNTMVARSLDAESDQVTIGRLDVNNVTKAISRYGTIPKGRRIEAYLASMQSGVEQQRVDNLPTVEDHDSGTDTASIASCPVLLPENENGGDQWRQNQNVVPPDSMEGIKPEPNVKPSAVVKSQSHHVIAENQNSHFNSLLHRQKSDLTHAGGALDSFSRQYPDPAQKPKPSPRLSRMFTEPADQDSHHDKSVDQMPPSSMSQSMYKSLPSYSVDKTGDNVFTPKLPSEIKAQSDFNSPAMRPHLAQKMRSSSIGDYPYTEESTEKEDKQSASVLSKVAMFQSAGPDFSQFKPFSRGEQDRNSMREGKTSNLEDLIASKPVLPKPLPHSIGMQQSFMSKSTFDSLEPVHENYPGGNSDSEVPSVSRDSILNLSSDVLSSLENLTSTGNKNSANFMILYEKVLQFHDLCSQFFDSMPPHAKFHAKELLSRLLTYSESVKTVCSSNPSVGMKIINDVHASVQEIVDLIRK